One genomic window of Salvia hispanica cultivar TCC Black 2014 unplaced genomic scaffold, UniMelb_Shisp_WGS_1.0 HiC_scaffold_482, whole genome shotgun sequence includes the following:
- the LOC125199396 gene encoding uncharacterized protein LOC125199396 yields the protein MDIRLRIGSLYSHTRLNLTSNSKFLKPRCVRGPPPQQNNDNTNNEDKSSRDWDKAWTSFKKKGKNTLFSGFSPNKYVSWNPRRSEYPLSEEVDPIKRSERSNLMLWTSPRFTLFGAIIIVTFLLVYTILYPLK from the exons ATGGATATTCGACTTCGAATCGGAAGCCTTTATTCTCACACTCGTCTCAATCTCAcatcaaattccaaatttctGAAACCGCGCTGCGTCAGAGGGCCGCCTCCCCAGCAAAATAACGATAACACTAACAACG AAGATAAATCCTCAAGAGACTGGGATAAAGCATGGACCAGCTTcaaaaagaaaggaaagaaCACATTGTTCTCAGGTTTCTCACCAAACAAATACGTGAGCTGGAACCCGAGGCGGTCGGAGTATCCGCTGTCGGAGGAGGTGGACCCCATAAAAAGAAGCGAGAGATCGAATCTTATGCTATGGACTAGTCCAAGGTTTACTCTGTTTGGAGCGATTATCATTGTTACTTTTCTTCTTGTCTATACAATTCTTTACCCCCTTAAATGA